The Montipora foliosa isolate CH-2021 chromosome 6, ASM3666993v2, whole genome shotgun sequence genome includes the window tggagatacgaaatttttcttctcataatattaacactcgaagagaaatttcgtatctccgcgcggccatctTATATCCtctatatactaaaacaatgataatatagcacaaaaagatgattttaacttaaTTATTCCTGCAATATTTTGggcgcgagttgctcggaggtgagtAGCAAAGcatattcggagtttgagtagccaatcagagcgtgacTTGAACGCTTTCctctgttttagtatatactaaataatATGTCTGGTTTGATGTTTGATGTGAGCGCTGACATATGCTGAAATTAACGTAGTTGCAACTAAATTGCCTTATccttattattaatattactaTTGTCATCATCGTAATCAGTACGTATTATTAATGCACACGATTTGCCCTTTGGCAAAGCTGATAGTGATTTTGACCTCACGCTCCCTGGCGCCTTTTCTGCTCTTGGTACATGCATGCTTCTTTGCTGGTTACGTTGACGACAGTACTTTTCTCGGTGCTCTGAAAAACGTTTAGGTTTTCATATACGTTAAAACATGCTGTGTCCTTTAAAAAGGATAAAAAACTATGTAAACTCAATTTTACGAATACAGTAGACTAAACAAAAGTAACGTTTACTTTTCCCAGGAAACTCCACATCTGTCAAGAGAAAGGCAGCCATCATTATCGCAATATCCGCATCTATTGTTGTGGTTCTTGTGGCTGTAGTTGTTTGCTTGGTCTTTGAAATCCGACGGCTAAACACGCAACTAACGTCACGTCCTAGTGCCACAACGAAGATCTACAACAATAACGCGTTCCAGGCGGATCCAGTTAACGACAAACCAGAAGGGTCGTCAACTAGCCTTACTCACAGAGACTTGGGTTTGGGCTACGCTAACGATGGCGGTAAAAATGATCATGAGTACGATATTGTTCTCGAGATGTCTTCTCGTCCTCTTCCAGAAATTCCTACAGAGTCACAGAGAAGTGATCCATTGCCGAGGATTGGAAAAAGTCCTGTATATGACAATGTAGAGGAACAAAAGTCTGAGTCAACAGCAGTGCGTTATGCTGGCTCGCAAGGGAGAGGCATGAACAGTGCTGAAGTAACTGTGGCTGAGCCTGCATCTTATATGTCTCTCTCTTCAAAGAAGCCAGAACATCATGATGGCGTGTACTCTGGCCTTACCTATAATGGTGAAGTGGCTATTGCgccaaaacagaaaacaaaaaaaggaaaaaataatggTCGCTTGTATGCTAACGCATAAAAGTAATAACGCTGAATAATACAGCAAGTCACGATCGGAAAATGAATACTTTGTAGACAAGCGGGTCGATACGATATGATTTTCTCAGTGTTGCAGCCAGTTTTCCTTAGTCTATTGATCTTGGTTTTTTCTAGAGCATTATATAGCTTGATTCATttaataactcttttttcacaTTGCAACTATATCACTGATTATTCTATATCACTGATTATTCTCAATAACTCAAGTCGCCTCAGCTGAGCTGAACTTCTGATGCCACAAAGTGCTCATAGTATCATTAGTTATTTTTCTTACttattttgaatttgattaTGCAATGCTTGGCCTGGTTTCACCTCAATTCTCATAATTTTAGCCACTCTTCTGAACTACTGGAAAGAAGAACAGTTTTAGTCGATCGGTTTGATACAGTGCGGAAGGTAATATCTGCTGGATCGACATGCACTCGGGATCTTGAGGCGAAAGAACTGCTTTCGTAATCGCATTAGTAAAACAAAATTGACTTTGGTCTTACGAAATACTCGTCGAAAACAGTGTTCCCTGTTCTCTTTTGATCAGGCTTGAAGCACTGTTCTCAAAGAGGACTTGCGAGCTTATATATATTCACAGAGAAAATGCACCGTACAAATATTATCTCGTGACATACCATTATACAAAGGGCGCACATTTTGTTCGGTTTTATATTCATTTAGAAATCGCTgatgatccttgcaatctgattggctctcagcagtggaATATATTCACGAAttgcactattttttgctctaaattgaaccttttccccagccaataaggaaagaacaatagaacaaaacaGCTataatcagatttcaaggcttatttaaagtaaccaatcaaattgcaggaaaacgaacgagaaaaagaaaaccattctGAGAAGaattttgcaagttttgttCCCAAAAATTTGACTTAAAAAAAATGGAGAATTTAATTGTTTACCGTTTTGTGAATGGTGGCAATAAGCTCCTTCAGGCGGAAGACCCACATTTCGGGTAGTTTCCAACTCTCAGTGTCCATTTTGTGTCCAAAATTTTTTTAACCATCATTTTGGATCAAAACATTTAGGTACTGACTAAAGTCCTGAATTTGAGCGGTTTCAAATCGATGTTATCATTTCACGAATGCTTTCAGACTAAactgcactccactcagttcagtTACCATTATTAATCAGCACTACGTTTGTAAAGCCTTCTTTTGGTAGAGTGAAAAAGGAGGAACGATCGCAAAGTTAAAAATTGACGTTTCCTTGTTCAACTTGTCTATTTTCGCTCTTTGggttgtttgtttgctttttgttttgctgttgttgtttcttactttttaaataaaaaaaagggtccgtctttttccttatttttctaATTGTGATTAGCGGATCACTCGTCCATCCGAGTTAGTCAGAAAATCctgatttagaaaaaaaagtacATATTCATAGCAATAACTTTTTAATCAGCTGAATCGTTGTACAGATGCGGACCAATTGAAGAAGAAGGTAGGAGAAGCTAGTagcaaaaaatattaatgtagCACTTGTAATTTTGTACAAAAATCATCCACATATAATCAATAAAGGTAttaataaaaatacaataagCCTTTGCGAGTGTAGGCATTTCCGTTATGCAAGTAGTTTCATCAGCCAGTGATACCACCGACTGCAACTAAGCTAACAGGGACCACTGTGGTACAAAACCATGTGACACCTGAAAGGGGAACTCCGGTCAAAGAATGAAGTTATTTAGGATATTTGGCCTCTATCTCCAGTTGGAATTTCTAAAGACATTATTTGCCGATCTTGTCAAACAAAAGAGACATATCGCCTTAAAGATGaccaaaaatgcaaatagacttccgccatcttgaaaattgccCGATTGTTCAGAAATCGGTCAGCTCACCATCATATGACGTAAAATCGTCCAATACAATATTTCCGCGACCTCTAGTTGTGTACAGTATTTTTCACCAATAAATACAGAAACTGACGTTTTTTCTGTCGCGAAAAAAGTCGATATATGGGATGAATTACGATAACTTCGATGGCGAGCAAGCCTAGCAGAGATTTACAATCGAACTGCACCCCTTTGACCCGCTTGCAAACTCGGATGATGCCAAGCTCTCGCAAGCgactaaaataattaatttaaccTAGCCGGCATTTCTCTGGACCTAAATTAAACTCTTGAATATTCAGGACCGAGGGAAATTAAAGAACTAGAGACGTAAAATATGACTTGGCAGGGAATTCTTAATTCATGGACTTTCATTTCCGCGTCGTTAAATCCATGCCAATCTTCACTGAATCTTCTTGCCAGTGTTTCAGAAATGAATCTTCGTTCCTCTGTGCTTGCCCAAAAGGAATTAAAGGATTGACTGGAAAGCTCTGTGAAGAAAAAATCATGAGGCtcttttaactttaactttttctttattatcgGGGTATTCGTAAAAGGACGCTTTTTTGGCCATTCATAAACTTCCACACTATTTGTTtcgaaaagaaaaacataaagCGCAAATCGCAATTAAATACAGAATTTGAACGGGAATTTACCGGAAGTTGATTACATGCGATATaatgatctttttttttataatctttATTGACTCACCCTTAGCATTATTACAAGAAAATGTTAGATACGGTTGAACCTCCACTAACTCTTTTTTGTCTCGGTGAACGGACTATGCattaattcttatttgatttttttctcagtgcgtgagtgggcggaatgcaacaaatcctgcaatctgattgctCCCGGGAGCGggtggaattttctcatccggctCTCTCACGACGGGCGGAAGCCTAGCCTTCGTTGCCTGAGCTTGTGTTATAACTTTAAATTTCCAGGTTTTTTGACACCGATTTCGTTTACATACAAacgttatttttcattagacaagaggtttggaaataaaattaaaacaagaatatttctctttgaaacgttcagtttgtcaggtgcgagtcaacaattaaaaaccAATCTCCACAATACGAGCAGCATTTTGATTATTATCTGTATACCAGACAACATCCACAGGAAGTTAATCTGGGACCGACTGTAAAGATAAAGAAACAGCAAGCAGCTCGCGAAAAGTGGAACTCTAGGAACTCTCTAAATCAGGCCTGAACTGGAGGCATCGGAATAAATGATCTGGTTTACTTGAACGACGAACTCCATGTCTGCACTTAGGACTGCTCACAGCCGTGGAGAATACTCTCGTCATTATTGTGACAATGGCAATATTGCACAATTTCCCCCTTGTGCATAAAGAGAAGGATTTGGATGAAGATATCAAAGATAAAGGTGTTTCATTTGACATTATTGCTGCAGATGCAAGTGGGAATGCCACACGCCGGCTGAGTACTTTTCCCCTTAAAACAATTGATTAATGCAAATTCCTTTAGGGTTCCTTAACAGCGTATTACGAAACTAAGGATGCACAGTTACTACAGTTCGTTTAATTAGAaatttattactgttattaaGAATAGGCTCCAAAACTACAAGATAGTGAAAGAATTCTCTCCTTCAGTATCGTATTCAGGAGGAAAACTAATCCCCATGTTGTTGCAATCGTGAACCAGCTGCTCCCATTCCTTCAATCTGAGGACTGCAATTTTAATGTTGTGTTCTTCTCTTGCCATGGTCAAGAACCTCAGCAGACCTCCTCAGCAGACTCTGGTCTTTTGCGTTTGCACCTGTCAATTTAATGGTAATTAGGTCACAATTGGAGTGAATattgtaataaattataatgCAATAAACAAATGACAATTTGGGACTGGAAAATAACTTACTTCTGACTTTCCACCTCCATCGTGTCTTTGGATCCtatcttttttattatttcaacATCATCAAGTCCACTTGCCCCGCTTCACACGTGGCAAGCTCTCCTCGTCCCTCTCGGTTTACGAAAGACCTTCGCCACTATTGGAATCACCGATTTTGGGCGGTAATTGTTAACATCACCGCGGTCACCCTGTTTATAAAGAGGGGTAACCCTTGCATATTTCCAGTCATCTGGAAACGTCCCTTGGCTAATGGATTGATTGAAGATATCAGATATCGACATACAAATAAGGTCAGCACATTCTCTGACAAACCTAGCAGATATTTTGTCAAGGCCCGTTGCCTTTGACTTGTCTAGTTTATTTAAAAGTGAAAGTACTTTATTTGGATTGATAGGTTGGAGCTTAAACCGTTTATCTGTAACGGTAAGATATCTTTGATAGCTACCATTATCACAATGTATCTCACTGGCAAGTTTTGGACCAATGTTAGCAAAGTGGTTATTGAATTCATTTGATAGATCCAACGGATTAGTTATCGTAAATTCGTTCACTTTTAGTGACGCCACTGACTTTTTCCCAGATTTTCGAGAAGTTAGCTCGTTTATAGTCTGCCAGTTCTTTCGGGAGTCGCTGGTGTGCTTATTAAAACTATTTTGCTTTGCTGAGCGTATTTGCTTATTGACtatatttctttgtttcttaaatAATGCCCAATCGTTAGGATCATTTGTCTTGctagctttgatttttaataAGTCTCTATTATGCATAAAGTCTTTCAATTCAGAGGTAATCCACGGAGAACTCCGTGAACGAACGGGCATCGTTTTCAGTGGGGCATGTTTGTCAGCGATAGCCAGAAATGTACTTTTCCATTGCTGCCACATCACGTTTGGGTTGGAAGACTCGTATGCATTTATCCCAACATTGAGATAGAATACCATAACGAAAATTTTGGCGATCGAAATTTCGGAAATTTCTATATGTAATAGAATTATGTCCATTAGACATCCCGTTCAGGGCAAGTTTTCTATACACATACACCATGCTATGATCACTTATCCCGATATGACAAACTTCCGAACAAGCAATCTTATCCGAGCAGTTGgtataaattaaatcaattagGGTTGATGAGGTGGGTGTTATCCTCGTCAGTTCAGAGATGAGCTGCTCGAGTCCGTAGACATCAGTGATCATGTCACAGTTCATGTCTCCCAGTACAACAAATTCTACATTTTCACTATCCAATTTCCCAATTAAGGATTCAAATGGTGAAAAAATGCCAATGGGAGAGTCAGGTGGTCTGTACTACGTAACAATcacaaaagattttgaatttgGCATATGGATTTCCAAGCAAAGATTTTCTAATGCATCCATATGTAGGTCATTTTTGTCGAAAATGCGGATTTTCCGCAATTTTGCAGAGGGGAAGAGGGTTGTGGGTTAATTGGCAATGAGGTAAGGGATTCGTTTAGTTGCTTGTTAGTTACTAGGGTTTCGTTCTGGAAATTCATGCTTCTACTGAACTTGCTGCTAATGGCCTAAATTCTTGGCTAGGGGATTGAACTGAACAATCATTACCATGTAATTGTAATGAATCTCAGGCAACTATTTATGATACCAgtagcccatgagtaggagcctccatatgcagtagtagatccttgagtcaacccttgcgcgtatctttctattttcagCAGCAGACTcgcatttacataaatttacgTCAATTTGCACCATTTACGTACATTGTTAATGCTATTTTCGCATACATATTAAGACGTGATTTTTTTGAACATCGAGCAATAAAGCGCGGCAGCGACCAGAAATCCCATAAGAGCTTGCGCGCATCTTACTTTCAGATCAGAACTTGTACCGTCGGCCATATTGTGTCGTGGTGGAAGAGCACATAAAAGTTTTGTTGAGTGCAAGCGATTAACCAAccattttacacaggtatttcattcagtcacttcggaaagatctgtaaagctttgaaaaacgttttaaaGTGGTGAATTCATTTGTTTAGTTTAACCTTCTTGTAAGGTTTAATATAACCTGTACGCAAATTGTTCGAGAAGATCTGTCTGTCGTAAGATTTCGAGTTCTCCGACTCTGCTCAGAGATCCAGTCTAGAATTAGTGTGTCAAGACTAGCTTTTGGACTATCTTGAGATTGTAAACCTACGATGAATTCTTATTatacttctattaaaatagtgtgaacagttcttttgtaatagaccttttcggtcTCATACGTCATACTTTggtcacgtggtctgaaatgggtaAACAAACTCTATCGAGCATAGAACGCCATATTGAATATCACATATTTCAATTCCTCAAATTGCAAGAATGGTTCACTATTGTAAGGTATTTGACTGTAATAACAATTCAACAGATGAGCGGCTATCTTTTCATAAATTTCCGGATGATCCCAAGCTTCGGAAGGTAAGCATCACTTTTGTTctgaaaaacttcaaatcgtGACTGCGctgtttccttaaaaaaaatacGATTGTGTCCACATATAGGTCTGGAGATCTGGAATAAAAAGGGACCCgacgaaagacttcaaaataactCCGAGTTCAAAAGTCTGCTCTGCTCACTTTTTAGGAGAGGATTACAAATTTATAAACAGTCATAATAAAAGACTCAAGGATGATGCTTGCCCGTCTGTATTTTCGTGGACGGAAAAGGTGCAAGAGAGGGCATTACTGGCTAAACGAGCTAAACTAGACGAAGAAAGGAGAAAACTTGAGGAAGAGGAAACAGAAACAGCCTCAGAAGGGGAAGGATATTTTGAAACAGTGGACAAACAGCGTGTGAATAGGGGTATTCAAGTTAATTTAGAGGTTGAATGTCCCCACACGATGTCACTGAGAATCTTGAAATCTAAGTGCACAACACAAAAAATAGAAATTAAGTTGTTCTCCCATTATACGGGTTTCAGAAGTTATTCTCACTTCATGGAATTTCTCGAATTCAAAAGTCAAAAGAGAAGCAAATTAGTATATTGGAGTACGGCACGTGCCAAAGCCAACATCCTAGATACAGCTCTGCTatttggtgcacaaaacaatacgCAAGATTCAGAATCTGATGATGTTAACAGTGAAAATGACGACGAAGATCTTGATAATGGGGATGAACAGGTGACAAAAGATCATCAATTAGACATTGAAGATGAATTTTTAATGTTCATGATGAGACTCAGATTAGGCCTTACTATAACTGATTTGTCATTTCGCTTTTCACTTTCCAAAGCCACGGTGAGTACCATTCTCACAACATGGTTGAATTACTTATTCATACACCTCGGGCACCTGAAGATATGGCCGCATAGAAATGTACTGGTCTCTCATATGCCCaaagattttaaagaaaagtatcctaacAATGTTTGTATAATTGACTGCACTGAGCTTAAGATACAGGTACCCTCATCTCTTGTCAAACAATCCCAAAGCTATTCTAACTATAAGAGTGCCAATACTCTCAAGAGTCTGGTTGGTGTAGCTAAGGggggtttcatctttatctccCAGTTATACACTGGATCAATTTCAGACAAACAAATTGTTTATAGATGTGGCTTGTTGAATTTACTGGCTCAAAAAGTATCCTTGGGGGAAGTTTTACCTGGTGATGCTATCATGGCTGATAAAGGCTTTGACATAGGATCTGAACTCAGcaaactaaaattaaaattgaatatACCACCATTTTTGGGGTCAGATGCACAATTTGAAGAATCTGATGTGATAAAAACCCAAACAATTGCTCAGCATCGCATTCATGTTGAAAGGGCCATTGGCAAAGTAAGGAGGTTTGCTATTTTTTCCAGCCCCTTACCTGTGGCTATGCTTGGCTCCGTTAATCAACTGTGGTCAGTTTGTTGTTTGATTAGCAATTTTATGGATCCAATACTGGAGTAAGTATGTTATAAAATGTTGCGTTTATACTTGTAAATATAACATTGACAATAATTTCATTCTGGTAGCTTCTATAATAGTTTGCTTCAACTCCAGAGGCTGTTGGGTAGAGATGCAACATCAATCCATTTCGTATAACTTGCAGCTGTGACATTGCCATTACATAAGGTAGAAATACCAGTATTATGTCATTAGTGGACAAGATATGTGCAAGGTTAACACAAAAAGATCATGTAATATCAACTGAGACATTAGCATAGCGCCAATATGGCTGCTTTTCTAAGCTTCTCTATGAAATTTGTCTTCTTGGCTATTAATCTACTTGGGATAGCTCCAAATTACTATAGAAAGACCACCAATAATGTTGTCTTGCCTCAACACGGGATACGGCTGGTGTTCCTTCCACTTTCCTGGCAGAATTCGGGATTTCTGGTAAACCATCGGCGGCGAATTGATTGTACACGTTCTTCCTTCGCGGTTACTAAGACCTCTAAACGCGGTTCAACCTGCCTTCATGTCCCTGGTAAAGATATATTTTTGGATTTAACCGCGTATATGGATGTTCAAAGGAACCCTGGCCCTCAGGGCGAGCTCGAGAGGGTGTCTGCAGCTTCTGGTTTAGCAGAAGGTAGATTATCACATTCGTCGCAAGATGGCGTGACACGGTTGTCATTCACCCGTGAGGAACTCATTTTCCTTCGCTCTAAGGCTGGCTACTCTGTGAAGCACCTTCCTTTGAATGTCCAACACAAGCTTCGTGATCTACAAATCTTGAAATATAGAGGGAAAAGAGgtggaaaaagaaaggaagcaTTAACGAGAACCAGAATTCCAACTCGTATAACCTCTAGGATTTCGTCGACTCGTTCACGCAAACGAAGCTACATGAATCTTCGCCTTCTCAAGAGAGTGTCAAATGCTAAGCAATATCATATCCCCACAATCTTATCCACAAACATCCGCGTTCTCTCCAATAAAGTGGATGAACTACAGCAAGTTGCATTTCTGAATAAAGCACAAGTCATTTGTTTAACTGAGACATGGCTTTCTTCGAATATTTAGAACATGGCTGTCACGATTCCTGGCTACTCTATCTTTAGATCGGATAGGGTGAACCGCGATGGTGGTGGAGTATGTGCTTACATTTCAAATTCTATTCCATGCAAGTGGTTAGCAGATTACCATCATTGTAATGTTGAGTCCTTGTGGCTCTCTTTGAGACCACATTCTCTTCCAAGAAATGTGTCTATTATCCTGCTTGGAATTATTTATCATTCTACTGCCTGCCGTGAACCCGAAAATCAGGTTCTATGTGAGCATATCCAGATAGTGGTGGATGCATTCCTCGCTAAATACAACAACGCGATGGTGATTATTACAGGAGATTTTAATCCCACTTCGACACATCTCGACCTATCACGAATCACTGGTCCCAATAATTTAAAACAGATGGTAAACTTTTACACCCGTGACTCTGGCATTTTGGACTGCTTTTTTACGAACAGGGCTAGTTTATTTGAGCTTTCAAGGCTTCCCAAGATCGCGGCCTCAGATCATTATGTTATCCTAGCAAACCCCAGCTTGCCTAAAAAGATTACCGACCCAACTCGTAAGATCAAGTTGAGGGATTTGAGAAAAAGCAACTGGAGGGATTTTGGTGAGTGGATGACAACAATGAGCTGGGATTTGCTATATGCTGCTCCTTCATGCTCCAagaaacttgcaattttaacgaGTGAACTCACAACCGCAATGGATATTTATTTCCCGTTCCGATCTGTGAGAATTCATATACAAGACAAACCCTGGGTTACTGGTAAACTCAAATATTATATTTCTAAACGTCAACAAGCTTTTACCAGGTTTGGCAAGGACTCGATTATTTATAAGTTTTGGCGTAAAAAAGTTCAGCATTCGATCAAGTATGCAAAGCGGCATTATTACTCTCACAAAGTTGAGGATCTAGCGCATTCAAATCCTGCTAAATGGtggaaacaaattaaacaactAACAGGTCAAGCTTCTGATCAAGGTGAATGGTTTCATAGATTTATTGGCCCTGATCAACCGGACCAATTTCAGGATTGTTTGGCTCTAGCAAATGGGATTAATGACTTCTTTGTCAGTATTACGGAACAATTTACACCCTTGGTTCAATCTCCTGTTAGACATACTATTGTTCCACCTAGCCTACTCGTGTCAGAATTCGAGGTCTTGAGGGATCTAAATAACTTGTCATCAAACAAAGCTCCAGGTCCTGACGGGATTTCTAATCAAATATTCAAAGTGTTCGCCCCTGAGTTAGCACCTGTTATTTGCGCAATTTATAATCAGTCCTTACAGGATTCATTTGTTCCAGGATCATTAAAATAGTCGATCGTAACACCAGTACCCAAGATTTCCCCGCCACAAGAGATTGATAATGATCTCCGTCCAATCTCCCTTACTAATAGTATTGCAAAGATCCTGGAGGGATTTACGAACAGGAGGCTTCTACAACAGATAGGAGATAAGATTGATTCCAAACAATTTGCTAGGAAAGGACATTCAACAACTCATGCCCTTGTTTACCTCCTACAAGCAATCCACGAGGCTATTGACCGTGGAAATAATTGTGTTAGAATCTTCTTCTCGGATTTTTCTAAGGGTTTTGACTTGATTGACCATCAGATCCTTATGGACGAATTATCACTGCTTGGTGTGGACCCAGTGCTTTTCAGTTGGATAATATCTTTTTTAACAAATAGAACTCAAGCCGTGCGCATCGGAAATGTCTTATCGGATTGGAAGCATACCCATGGAGGTATACCCCAAGGGACCAAGATGGGTGTCACCCTTTTCTCAGTTATGATAAATAGACTCCTAAAGGATTGGAATGTGAGAGCAAAATACGTTGATGATACCACAGTTGTAGAAATCCTGCCTCGCAATTCAATAAGCCTTCTTGATTTGGCTGTTAGAGAcacacattcattttgtactgccCATAAGATGAAGCTAAACCCTCGGAAGTGTAATGAAA containing:
- the LOC138005589 gene encoding uncharacterized protein; the encoded protein is MVHYCKVFDCNNNSTDERLSFHKFPDDPKLRKVWRSGIKRDPTKDFKITPSSKVCSAHFLGEDYKFINSHNKRLKDDACPSVFSWTEKVQERALLAKRAKLDEERRKLEEEETETASEGEGYFETVDKQRVNRGIQVNLEVECPHTMSLRILKSKCTTQKIEIKLFSHYTGFRSYSHFMEFLEFKSQKRSKLVYWSTARAKANILDTALLFGAQNNTQDSESDDVNSENDDEDLDNGDEQVTKDHQLDIEDEFLMFMMRLRLGLTITDLSFRFSLSKATVSTILTTWLNYLFIHLGHLKIWPHRNVLVSHMPKDFKEKYPNNVCIIDCTELKIQVPSSLVKQSQSYSNYKSANTLKSLVGVAKGGFIFISQLYTGSISDKQIVYRCGLLNLLAQKVSLGEVLPGDAIMADKGFDIGSELSKLKLKLNIPPFLGSDAQFEESDVIKTQTIAQHRIHVERAIGKVRRFAIFSSPLPVAMLGSVNQLWSVCCLISNFMDPILE
- the LOC138005590 gene encoding uncharacterized protein, with the protein product MAVTIPGYSIFRSDRVNRDGGGVCAYISNSIPCKWLADYHHCNVESLWLSLRPHSLPRNVSIILLGIIYHSTACREPENQVLCEHIQIVVDAFLAKYNNAMVIITGDFNPTSTHLDLSRITGPNNLKQMVNFYTRDSGILDCFFTNRASLFELSRLPKIAASDHYVILANPSLPKKITDPTRKIKLRDLRKSNWRDFGEWMTTMSWDLLYAAPSCSKKLAILTSELTTAMDIYFPFRSVRIHIQDKPWVTGKLKYYISKRQQAFTRFGKDSIIYKFWRKKVQHSIKYAKRHYYSHKVEDLAHSNPAKWWKQIKQLTGQASDQGEWFHRFIGPDQPDQFQDCLALANGINDFFVSITEQFTPLVQSPVRHTIVPPSLLVSEFEVLRDLNNLSSNKAPGPDGISNQIFKVFAPDIAKILEGFTNRRLLQQIGDKIDSKQFARKGHSTTHALVYLLQAIHEAIDRGNNCVRIFFSDFSKGFDLIDHQILMDELSLLGVDPVLFSWIISFLTNRTQAVRIGNVLSDWKHTHGGIPQGTKMGVTLFSVMINRLLKDWNVRAKYVDDTTVVEILPRNSISLLDLAVRDTHSFCTAHKMKLNPRKCNEMLINFMEYPNSVIPPICIGNHQLERVSSFKLLGVKIRDDLKWNDHIDYIYCKAAKRLYTLRVLKRAGVANSNILNIYKCSVRSILEYAVAAWQDIPEYLSSKLESIQRRALKVILPGVGYKEALTISGLPSLDVRRETLSRKFIATWKLRPQANVYNVPYNLRSGSEKSVRQEARTKRANDFITFRFLDYISIP